A region from the Nonlabens sp. YIK11 genome encodes:
- a CDS encoding DUF4290 domain-containing protein translates to MISSLEYNTERNQLNIPEYGRHIQKLVEHCKTLETKEERNRMANAIIGVMGNLNPHLRDVADFQHKLWDQFFIIADFDLDVDSPYPLPKREDLEAHPPRMPYPQKKPRYRFYGNNIQSMIDVASSWEKGEKREALTFIIANHMKKSFLNWNKDSVDDAVIFKHLFELSDGKINLAAKDEDLLESKDLIYRNTNTKRHNNNNNNRNRSKKGGRSNNNNRRRRN, encoded by the coding sequence TTGATATCATCATTAGAGTACAACACAGAGCGTAACCAGCTCAACATACCTGAATACGGTCGTCATATACAAAAACTAGTCGAGCATTGCAAAACCTTGGAAACTAAGGAAGAGCGCAATCGCATGGCTAACGCGATCATAGGTGTCATGGGAAATTTAAATCCGCATTTGAGAGATGTGGCAGATTTCCAACACAAGCTTTGGGACCAGTTTTTTATCATAGCAGATTTTGATCTGGACGTAGATTCACCATATCCATTGCCTAAAAGGGAAGATCTTGAGGCGCATCCACCTAGAATGCCTTATCCGCAAAAGAAGCCAAGATATCGTTTCTATGGAAACAACATCCAGAGCATGATCGATGTGGCAAGCTCCTGGGAAAAAGGAGAAAAGCGTGAGGCGCTTACGTTTATCATTGCTAATCACATGAAGAAATCCTTTCTCAATTGGAATAAGGACTCAGTAGATGATGCCGTGATTTTCAAACACTTGTTTGAATTAAGTGACGGAAAAATCAATCTTGCGGCCAAGGATGAAGATCTTTTGGAATCCAAAGATTTGATCTACCGCAATACCAATACAAAACGTCACAATAATAACAACAACAATCGCAACCGCTCGAAAAAAGGCGGACGCAGCAACAATAACAATAGACGTAGACGTAACTAA
- a CDS encoding DUF493 family protein, translated as MNDPKSEEFYEKLKLQLADTSLWPSKYLYKFIVPSQQSKIVEIEQIFDNMGAVINTKESSKGKYTSLSILVKMKNPEHVIQKYKEVATVDGVISL; from the coding sequence ATGAACGACCCAAAGTCAGAAGAATTCTACGAAAAACTCAAATTACAACTAGCAGATACAAGCTTATGGCCTTCTAAATATCTCTATAAGTTCATCGTACCATCGCAGCAATCCAAAATTGTTGAGATTGAACAAATCTTTGACAACATGGGCGCCGTCATCAATACGAAAGAATCCAGTAAAGGCAAATACACGAGCTTGTCTATTTTAGTCAAAATGAAGAACCCAGAGCACGTGATCCAGAAGTATAAGGAAGTGGCGACAGTAGATGGAGTGATTTCCCTATAA
- a CDS encoding AAA family ATPase, with amino-acid sequence MEKIKRILLIGGPGSGKTTLIHAIEQAGYTVHHEISRMVTQRAQEQGIDQLFLEDPMAFSNELLQGRIEQFESASSGINFYDRGIPDVPAYHKFTGDPIPDSYQDASEKYQYDAVFYLPPWKEIYQSDNERYESYDQAVTIGSILAHYYQDLNYEIVEVPKASVEERLEFILKHVSID; translated from the coding sequence ATGGAAAAGATAAAAAGAATCTTGTTGATAGGTGGTCCAGGTTCTGGAAAAACCACGCTAATCCATGCGATTGAACAAGCTGGTTACACAGTACACCACGAGATTTCTAGAATGGTAACGCAACGAGCACAGGAACAAGGAATTGATCAGCTGTTTCTGGAAGACCCAATGGCGTTTAGTAATGAACTCTTACAAGGTCGCATTGAACAATTTGAAAGCGCGTCCAGCGGCATCAACTTCTATGATCGCGGCATTCCAGATGTACCGGCTTATCATAAATTTACCGGTGATCCTATACCAGATTCTTATCAAGATGCCTCTGAGAAATATCAATATGATGCAGTGTTCTACCTGCCTCCATGGAAAGAGATCTATCAAAGCGATAATGAACGCTATGAAAGTTATGATCAAGCAGTAACCATAGGTTCCATTCTAGCACATTATTATCAAGACCTTAATTATGAAATTGTTGAGGTGCCTAAAGCCAGCGTTGAAGAACGACTTGAGTTTATTCTAAAACATGTAAGCATTGATTGA
- a CDS encoding ATP-dependent DNA helicase RecQ — protein sequence MIEKSKQILQDVFGHPDFLPLQEKVISNVLKGNNSLVLLPTGGGKSLCYQVPAIQLDGICIVISPLVALIKDQVAQLKKRGVKAIGITGSVRIKDLDDMLDNAIHAIDSDGKNVYKFLYLSPERLQHPLVQQRIKMMNVNLIAVDEAHCISEWGHDFRPAYRQITTITALKPEVPIIALTATATAQVQEDILNNLEIPNAQVFKNSFKRDNITYRILDTPNKRVAIASFYKKYKGSSITYVRSRKNCLEYAAYLEQQNVTSQYYHGGLDARSRDASMKEWMQNQKQVMVATNAFGMGIDKPDVRTIVHLQLPDSIESYYQETGRAGRDGQPSIAQFIYNINDLNHAHNQFIKGLPSVAFVKQVYRALCNHLQIPINEGMETQHQFSFSEFCKNHDFNAVSCFNALQILDRYDVLKMHQHGERRSSIRFRESANTIINHTRNNQVAGSVMQAILRTYSGSQQQEIHINLGLIAMRSNTTEKEVVQVLEKMAQLEAIEAQLAEADTQVFFLVPRENDRTINRFAGLLKMQNEIKKKKLDAMMQLVQERDLCLQNFILEYFDEPSGAPCGSCSNCQPGRSSKITFNELDLLEFLKEPMNFEEIRNKAAVTTDQLTYHIKHLLEQKKIKITPDNKYHINE from the coding sequence TTGATTGAAAAGTCAAAGCAAATATTACAAGACGTTTTTGGTCATCCCGATTTTTTACCGCTACAGGAAAAAGTTATTTCCAACGTTTTAAAGGGAAACAACAGCCTCGTTTTACTACCTACCGGTGGTGGCAAGTCTCTTTGCTATCAGGTACCAGCCATCCAATTGGACGGTATATGCATCGTTATTTCACCTCTGGTTGCTTTAATTAAGGATCAAGTCGCACAACTCAAAAAACGCGGAGTGAAAGCCATAGGCATAACAGGATCGGTACGCATCAAAGACTTGGATGATATGCTGGACAATGCCATTCATGCCATTGACAGCGATGGGAAAAATGTCTATAAATTCCTGTACTTGAGTCCAGAACGACTGCAGCATCCACTGGTACAGCAGCGTATCAAAATGATGAATGTCAACCTTATTGCTGTGGATGAAGCGCATTGCATAAGTGAATGGGGACACGATTTTAGGCCAGCTTATCGACAGATCACTACAATCACAGCTTTAAAACCAGAGGTACCCATCATTGCTTTAACCGCAACAGCAACCGCTCAAGTTCAAGAAGACATTCTCAACAATCTTGAAATACCAAATGCCCAGGTTTTCAAGAACAGTTTCAAAAGGGATAATATTACCTACAGGATTCTCGACACGCCTAACAAAAGAGTCGCCATAGCTTCCTTTTACAAAAAATACAAAGGCAGCTCCATCACCTACGTGCGCAGTAGAAAAAACTGTCTGGAATATGCTGCATATCTGGAACAACAAAACGTTACATCCCAGTATTACCATGGTGGTCTGGATGCGCGTAGCCGAGACGCCTCCATGAAAGAATGGATGCAAAACCAGAAACAAGTCATGGTCGCGACTAATGCCTTTGGAATGGGAATTGACAAACCAGATGTGCGCACCATTGTCCACCTGCAACTGCCAGACAGCATCGAGAGTTACTATCAGGAAACCGGTCGTGCAGGTCGCGATGGTCAACCCAGCATAGCGCAATTCATCTATAACATTAATGATCTCAATCACGCTCATAATCAATTCATAAAAGGATTGCCCAGCGTGGCATTCGTCAAACAAGTCTACAGGGCACTGTGCAATCACCTTCAAATACCAATTAACGAAGGTATGGAGACGCAGCACCAATTTTCGTTTTCAGAATTTTGCAAGAATCATGACTTCAATGCCGTTTCTTGTTTCAATGCCTTGCAGATACTGGATCGATATGATGTCTTGAAGATGCATCAACATGGAGAAAGACGGTCGAGTATTCGCTTTCGCGAAAGCGCAAACACCATCATCAATCACACAAGAAACAATCAGGTAGCCGGTAGCGTCATGCAGGCGATTCTGAGAACCTACAGCGGCAGCCAGCAACAAGAGATCCATATCAATCTGGGACTTATCGCGATGCGCAGCAACACGACCGAAAAGGAAGTGGTACAAGTCCTTGAGAAAATGGCGCAACTTGAGGCCATTGAAGCCCAACTGGCCGAAGCAGATACCCAGGTGTTTTTTCTGGTTCCTAGAGAAAACGATCGCACGATCAACCGTTTTGCTGGACTGCTTAAAATGCAAAATGAGATAAAGAAAAAAAAACTGGATGCGATGATGCAACTAGTACAAGAGCGCGACCTTTGCTTGCAGAATTTCATTTTGGAGTATTTTGATGAACCATCAGGTGCGCCTTGCGGTTCCTGTTCCAATTGTCAACCCGGTAGGAGTTCGAAAATCACTTTCAATGAACTCGATCTTTTGGAATTTTTGAAAGAACCCATGAATTTTGAGGAGATAAGAAATAAGGCAGCAGTAACTACCGATCAATTAACCTATCACATTAAACATTTACTGGAGCAAAAGAAGATCAAAATAACTCCAGACAATAAATACCACATCAATGAGTAA
- the fmt gene encoding methionyl-tRNA formyltransferase, translating into MSKKLKIVFFGTPEFATGILKTLNESEHEIVGVVTAPDKPAGRGRQLHQSDVKKYALENQLHLLQPTNLKSTEFTEQLKELEADLQVVVAFRMLPEVVWAMPPLGTFNLHASLLPQYRGAAPINWAIMNNEKETGVTTFFIDEKIDTGAIIDQLKCPIEQRETVGTLYMKLMELGAALSLKTVNDIASGNVTTTIQKDAEELKEAPKLDAANTTIDFNTTATAVDAMVRGLNPFPVAKAVLKDDTTQTIKIFKTEVVDKIHEMIPGSIVIEDGKLLAACAENMVELKELQFPNKKRMKTADLLNGYQFTANARFDKASR; encoded by the coding sequence ATGAGTAAAAAACTAAAAATCGTATTCTTTGGAACACCAGAGTTTGCTACCGGTATTCTCAAGACTCTCAATGAGTCAGAACATGAAATCGTGGGCGTGGTGACCGCTCCAGATAAACCAGCGGGACGTGGCAGACAGCTGCATCAAAGTGACGTAAAGAAATATGCATTAGAAAATCAATTGCACCTATTGCAGCCCACTAACCTCAAGTCAACCGAGTTTACAGAACAATTGAAAGAACTTGAGGCTGATTTACAAGTGGTTGTCGCCTTCCGTATGTTACCAGAGGTGGTCTGGGCTATGCCGCCTTTAGGTACCTTTAATCTTCATGCTAGTTTGTTACCTCAATATAGAGGAGCTGCTCCCATCAATTGGGCTATCATGAACAATGAAAAGGAGACAGGCGTGACAACGTTTTTTATTGATGAAAAAATTGATACCGGTGCCATCATCGATCAACTAAAGTGTCCTATAGAACAAAGAGAAACCGTAGGAACACTTTATATGAAACTTATGGAGCTGGGCGCTGCGCTGAGCTTAAAAACGGTAAACGATATCGCATCAGGCAATGTGACTACCACTATTCAAAAAGATGCTGAAGAGCTCAAAGAGGCTCCCAAGCTAGATGCAGCCAACACTACTATTGACTTTAATACTACTGCAACCGCTGTGGATGCCATGGTTAGAGGCCTAAATCCTTTTCCCGTAGCAAAAGCGGTCCTAAAAGACGACACTACTCAAACCATCAAGATATTTAAAACCGAGGTTGTTGATAAAATTCATGAAATGATACCTGGTAGTATTGTCATCGAAGATGGAAAACTTTTGGCGGCATGTGCGGAAAATATGGTAGAGCTAAAAGAGCTTCAATTTCCCAACAAAAAAAGAATGAAGACAGCCGATTTACTTAACGGGTATCAATTTACCGCCAATGCTAGATTTGACAAGGCCTCGCGATAA
- a CDS encoding HU family DNA-binding protein gives MNKTDLIEGMAESAGISKAAAKKALESFLGNVEKSLKKGDRVSLVGFGSFSVSKRAAREGRNPQTGKTIKIAAKKVVKFKAGSDLQKAVN, from the coding sequence ATGAACAAAACAGATTTAATCGAAGGAATGGCAGAATCTGCTGGCATTTCTAAAGCAGCTGCAAAAAAAGCATTAGAATCTTTTCTAGGTAACGTAGAAAAGTCCCTTAAAAAAGGTGACCGTGTTTCTCTAGTAGGTTTCGGATCATTCTCAGTTTCTAAAAGAGCTGCACGTGAAGGAAGAAACCCACAGACTGGTAAAACCATCAAGATCGCTGCTAAAAAAGTAGTGAAATTCAAAGCAGGAAGCGATTTACAGAAAGCTGTAAACTAA
- a CDS encoding YqgE/AlgH family protein, with product MKTLAPNRGKLLISEPSIIGDASFSRSVVLLTEFNNEGIVGFIINKPLDYTLNELVPEIQEEFEVYDGGPVSTDNLYFLHRVPELIPDSHHIEDGIYWGGDFQTVSALINQNKIASNEIKFFLGYSGWERDQLQQELDSKSWVVTDNEDSAVVLSDEIHDIWKIKMRDLGNGYEIWSNAPENPSYN from the coding sequence ATGAAAACTCTTGCACCCAACCGAGGCAAACTATTGATATCTGAACCCAGTATTATTGGCGATGCTTCATTTTCCAGATCTGTTGTTCTCTTAACTGAGTTCAATAATGAAGGAATTGTAGGGTTTATCATCAACAAACCACTGGACTATACTCTAAATGAATTGGTTCCTGAAATTCAAGAAGAGTTTGAAGTATATGATGGTGGCCCAGTAAGTACAGACAATCTCTATTTTTTACATCGAGTCCCAGAACTTATTCCAGATTCTCACCATATAGAAGACGGCATCTATTGGGGTGGCGATTTTCAAACGGTAAGTGCCCTAATCAATCAAAACAAAATTGCCTCAAATGAAATTAAATTCTTTTTAGGCTATTCAGGTTGGGAACGAGATCAACTACAACAGGAACTGGATTCTAAAAGCTGGGTTGTAACAGATAATGAAGACAGTGCGGTCGTATTATCTGATGAAATTCATGACATCTGGAAAATCAAGATGCGCGATCTGGGCAATGGCTATGAAATCTGGTCCAATGCCCCAGAAAACCCTAGTTACAATTAA
- a CDS encoding aminotransferase class IV: MILLNDQLVETEQAHIAFNNRGTYYGDGVFETIRCYKGIAIFYESHYFRLMSSMRILRMEIPDSFTPEFFEEQIKELHEANELNSDHTRIRITVWRNQGGLYTPTDSTVSYSMEASSLSHVFEFTGTNEVELFKDHLLPLGMLGTLKTTTKTVNILAGIYKTENDYDDMLLLNQNKMVVESISGNLFLRSDNIIKTPPIADGCLNGIMRGQVIAQLKRMLNYQVVEESITPFELQRADEMFSTNVIQGIKSISKYRKKEYETSAADELREFFNQKLFS; encoded by the coding sequence ATGATATTACTTAATGATCAATTAGTAGAAACAGAACAGGCACACATTGCCTTTAACAATCGTGGTACTTATTATGGTGATGGGGTTTTTGAGACCATACGCTGCTATAAGGGAATCGCTATTTTCTACGAATCACATTATTTTAGACTTATGTCAAGCATGCGCATCTTGCGCATGGAGATTCCCGATTCATTTACTCCAGAATTTTTTGAGGAACAAATAAAAGAGTTGCACGAGGCCAATGAATTGAACTCTGACCATACTAGAATTCGTATTACCGTATGGCGTAATCAAGGTGGATTGTACACTCCAACAGATTCCACCGTATCCTATAGCATGGAAGCTAGTTCACTTTCTCATGTTTTTGAATTCACTGGAACCAATGAAGTAGAGCTATTCAAGGACCATTTGTTGCCGCTAGGGATGCTGGGAACCCTTAAAACGACTACCAAAACTGTCAACATACTTGCCGGAATCTACAAGACAGAGAACGATTATGATGATATGCTACTGCTCAACCAAAATAAAATGGTTGTCGAATCTATATCTGGTAATTTGTTTTTAAGATCTGATAATATCATTAAGACGCCACCTATTGCAGATGGTTGTTTGAATGGTATCATGAGAGGCCAGGTGATTGCGCAATTGAAACGAATGCTCAACTATCAAGTAGTAGAAGAAAGCATTACTCCTTTTGAATTGCAGAGGGCAGATGAGATGTTTTCTACAAATGTGATTCAGGGAATCAAATCTATTAGTAAGTATCGTAAGAAAGAATATGAAACTAGCGCGGCGGACGAGTTGCGCGAGTTTTTTAATCAAAAACTTTTTAGTTAA
- a CDS encoding START-like domain-containing protein has protein sequence MQEPIKFELEFLVQVSPSLLYQYFATPSGMSEWFADNVNSRGEYFRFIWDGQEEKAKIIKRIGEERARFQWDYDEDTKKYFEFRIEVDEITKDVSLMITDFGDDEDEVEEQKMFWENQVSELKKVLGSR, from the coding sequence ATGCAAGAGCCTATAAAATTTGAGTTGGAATTTCTCGTTCAAGTATCTCCCAGTTTATTATACCAATACTTTGCTACTCCATCTGGAATGTCAGAATGGTTTGCAGATAACGTGAACAGTCGCGGTGAATACTTCAGATTCATTTGGGATGGCCAGGAAGAGAAGGCAAAAATTATTAAGAGAATAGGCGAGGAGCGCGCTAGATTTCAATGGGATTATGATGAGGATACTAAGAAGTATTTTGAATTCCGTATTGAGGTAGATGAAATCACAAAGGATGTATCATTAATGATCACAGATTTTGGTGATGATGAGGACGAGGTTGAGGAGCAAAAAATGTTTTGGGAAAACCAAGTGAGCGAACTCAAAAAAGTATTGGGATCACGATAG
- a CDS encoding LacI family DNA-binding transcriptional regulator, giving the protein MKKNKVTLSILAEKLGLSISTISKSLKNSNEISEETKQLVVNTARKMGYKGTVEHPKAHKIIAVVIPGVVNGFFAQVLTGIEQMAAENDYKILTCLTGDSTEKESSFIESLLNNSIDGFIVAVAEESQVASNYSHFQKVLDRKIPMVMFDRVVDELECDKITNDDLLSGIRAVQFLVEKGDKQLCMISTISQLSVGKLREEGIRRQVAQYDDVLLNVITNVDEKQLDARIEDALKYDGIDAIIALDQMAGIIALNKAKELGINIPNDLQIICYSNVVTSEYSFPKMTVVDQHAVEMGNKTFTRLRNLINNLEDIKVTRVHTLKTSLLERGTTRK; this is encoded by the coding sequence GTGAAGAAAAACAAGGTCACCTTAAGTATACTTGCCGAAAAGCTCGGACTGTCTATCTCTACGATTTCAAAATCCCTGAAGAACAGTAACGAGATAAGTGAAGAGACTAAACAACTGGTAGTCAACACGGCCAGGAAAATGGGATACAAAGGCACGGTAGAGCATCCCAAAGCCCATAAGATTATTGCTGTGGTCATTCCAGGTGTGGTCAACGGCTTTTTTGCCCAGGTGCTTACCGGTATCGAACAAATGGCAGCCGAGAATGATTACAAGATCCTGACGTGCCTTACTGGAGACTCTACAGAGAAAGAGTCCTCTTTTATAGAAAGTCTTCTCAACAACTCTATTGATGGTTTTATAGTTGCCGTGGCAGAGGAATCCCAGGTCGCTTCCAACTACAGTCACTTTCAAAAAGTACTGGATCGTAAAATCCCTATGGTTATGTTTGATCGTGTGGTGGACGAGCTTGAATGCGATAAAATCACTAACGATGATTTACTTTCAGGAATAAGAGCGGTACAGTTTCTAGTTGAAAAAGGAGACAAGCAACTGTGCATGATTAGCACCATAAGTCAATTGAGTGTTGGAAAATTAAGAGAAGAAGGAATTAGAAGGCAAGTGGCGCAATACGACGATGTATTGTTGAATGTCATTACCAATGTGGATGAGAAACAACTTGATGCGCGTATTGAGGATGCCTTAAAATATGATGGTATTGATGCTATTATCGCCTTAGATCAAATGGCTGGTATTATTGCGCTCAATAAAGCAAAAGAATTGGGTATCAATATTCCAAACGATCTACAAATCATTTGCTATTCTAACGTTGTCACCTCAGAATACTCGTTCCCTAAAATGACAGTTGTGGATCAACATGCAGTAGAAATGGGAAATAAAACCTTTACAAGATTGCGCAACTTGATCAACAATCTTGAAGATATAAAGGTGACTAGAGTGCATACCTTAAAGACGTCGCTGCTAGAAAGAGGAACCACTAGAAAATAA
- a CDS encoding LamG-like jellyroll fold domain-containing protein: MLKITSFISTLIIVLSNSFAIANPTILTSMGSISLNGTTDQVILQNDISLGEDFTISTWINTSSDQSSAVQTIISKGDQNNGWNIQLNESNEIQVTFYNEGAATQMISNHFLSYDVWRQITLTYTDDSLKIYVDGILDSVQYFNLSDQSQNLPLIIGAANSSTPQHFKGSIDEVRVFNRALTVEQIRFFMNQELVNENDMLAGAIIKTSSNNTSALPWSSLITYLTFNNGTAADLSASAATLDAQHSSFTTNNQSAPLPYISIQNGNWNASDTWDAQGSIHAPGSYRIMNGEQVRVTWNIVNTYHDIIVSEKTELLALELKANTIKVQNDQALTINGFLQLNGTLDLENESQLIQTSGSELDPSSTGKIERDQQGTGNKYNYNYWSSPVSYTGVNEINGGFDLSAVMMDGTNPSVPKPLNFTNPNDSDGAPATESQAATVSSKWIHKYANLTSGTYANWQFVGNTGKLKAGEAYSMKGTGCSTDQNYTFMGLPNNGPIELTANAGNDYLVGNPYPSAMDAAQFIADNPLLDGTIYFWEHVGGESHSLANYEGGYSMYNLSGGTPNPTIGTSDALMNNDGKQAKLPGRYIPVAQGFFVVVKDDGAIKFNNAQRVFEKEASGNSVFVAAPGSNYNPSLATYQQHADERTKIRIGFDSPNLIHRQLLLTIDPNATTGYDRGYDGLQFDDQMDDMAFWVKNERLSIQGIGIVDDAVELPLYVKLSDHGTIKIGLDHIENLDPDQPVFLKDAVTGELHNLREGKFESPFLFRGQYKTRFSIIFHGKSTLSNETLDDQNNILVFTPQGTNAIHIKTPENIQLDEVVLINMLGQQVKSWNISTGSKEIILPRQSLASGNYIVTMKSDGQDYQRKVILK; encoded by the coding sequence ATGCTAAAAATTACTTCCTTTATCTCGACATTGATAATAGTTCTATCTAATAGTTTTGCAATTGCCAATCCAACGATTCTCACATCTATGGGTAGCATTTCGCTTAATGGCACTACAGATCAAGTCATTCTGCAAAATGATATATCATTAGGTGAAGATTTTACCATATCTACATGGATAAATACGAGCAGCGATCAAAGCAGTGCCGTTCAAACCATCATTTCCAAAGGCGATCAAAATAACGGATGGAACATCCAGCTTAATGAAAGCAATGAAATCCAGGTGACTTTCTATAATGAAGGCGCTGCCACTCAAATGATTTCAAATCACTTCTTGAGTTATGACGTGTGGCGCCAGATCACTCTTACTTATACTGATGACAGTTTGAAGATTTACGTAGATGGTATTTTGGACTCTGTTCAATACTTTAACTTATCTGATCAATCTCAAAACTTACCTTTAATTATAGGTGCGGCAAATTCATCCACACCGCAACATTTTAAAGGATCTATCGATGAAGTTCGTGTTTTTAACAGAGCTCTTACCGTAGAGCAGATACGCTTCTTCATGAATCAGGAGCTAGTTAATGAAAATGATATGCTCGCTGGCGCCATCATCAAAACGTCTTCAAATAACACCAGTGCTTTACCCTGGAGCAGCTTGATTACCTACCTTACCTTTAATAATGGAACTGCGGCAGATCTTTCTGCAAGCGCTGCCACTTTAGACGCTCAACATTCAAGCTTCACGACAAACAATCAAAGTGCACCACTACCCTATATTTCTATCCAAAATGGAAACTGGAATGCCAGTGATACTTGGGACGCTCAAGGAAGCATCCATGCTCCTGGTTCTTATAGAATCATGAATGGCGAGCAAGTTCGTGTTACTTGGAATATTGTGAATACTTATCATGATATTATCGTTTCTGAAAAGACGGAACTTCTAGCATTAGAACTTAAAGCTAACACCATCAAAGTTCAAAATGATCAAGCCCTAACCATTAATGGCTTTCTACAACTTAATGGAACCTTGGATCTTGAAAATGAATCCCAACTTATTCAAACTAGTGGTAGTGAATTAGACCCATCTAGTACAGGAAAAATTGAACGTGATCAACAAGGCACTGGAAACAAATACAATTACAACTACTGGAGCTCACCGGTGAGCTACACTGGTGTTAACGAGATCAACGGTGGTTTTGACCTGTCTGCTGTTATGATGGATGGAACCAACCCATCGGTACCTAAACCATTAAACTTTACCAATCCAAACGACTCAGATGGTGCACCAGCGACCGAAAGCCAGGCAGCAACCGTATCTTCGAAATGGATTCACAAATATGCCAATCTAACCTCAGGAACCTATGCCAACTGGCAATTTGTAGGTAACACAGGAAAGCTTAAAGCTGGAGAAGCCTATTCCATGAAAGGCACAGGATGCTCTACAGATCAGAACTATACCTTTATGGGATTACCTAACAACGGCCCCATTGAGTTGACGGCTAATGCTGGCAACGATTATTTAGTTGGCAATCCATACCCTAGCGCTATGGATGCTGCGCAATTCATCGCAGACAATCCTTTGTTGGATGGCACTATCTATTTCTGGGAACATGTCGGCGGCGAGAGCCACAGCCTTGCAAATTATGAAGGTGGTTACTCTATGTACAATCTTTCTGGTGGCACTCCTAATCCTACCATAGGCACTTCTGATGCCTTAATGAATAACGACGGTAAACAAGCCAAACTTCCTGGACGCTACATCCCAGTGGCACAAGGGTTTTTTGTGGTAGTTAAAGATGACGGTGCCATCAAGTTCAATAATGCCCAGCGCGTTTTTGAAAAGGAAGCATCAGGAAATAGTGTTTTCGTGGCTGCGCCTGGTAGTAACTACAATCCATCGCTAGCCACTTACCAACAGCATGCAGACGAACGTACAAAAATTAGGATAGGATTTGATTCTCCTAACTTGATCCACAGACAATTATTATTGACTATTGACCCAAACGCTACCACAGGTTATGATCGCGGTTATGACGGTTTGCAATTTGATGATCAAATGGATGACATGGCTTTCTGGGTGAAAAATGAGCGCCTATCCATTCAAGGGATTGGGATTGTGGACGATGCGGTGGAACTGCCGTTATACGTAAAGCTTAGTGATCATGGTACGATCAAAATAGGATTGGATCACATAGAAAACCTAGATCCAGACCAACCAGTATTTCTTAAAGATGCCGTTACTGGAGAATTGCACAACCTGAGAGAAGGCAAATTTGAGAGTCCTTTCTTATTTAGAGGTCAATATAAAACCAGATTCTCCATCATTTTTCATGGTAAATCCACTTTGAGTAACGAGACGTTGGATGATCAGAATAATATCTTAGTGTTCACGCCACAAGGGACTAATGCGATCCATATCAAGACTCCTGAAAACATTCAATTGGATGAAGTGGTATTGATCAATATGTTGGGACAACAGGTAAAATCCTGGAACATTTCAACGGGCAGCAAGGAAATCATTCTACCTCGTCAGAGCCTAGCCAGTGGTAATTACATCGTCACTATGAAAAGTGATGGGCAAGATTACCAGCGCAAGGTTATTTTGAAATAA